The following are from one region of the Camarhynchus parvulus chromosome 3, STF_HiC, whole genome shotgun sequence genome:
- the GEMIN6 gene encoding gem-associated protein 6, producing the protein MNDWQRKSPLDWETYLNKLVKVVAVEKHEYEGWVLTVDPVSATIVLATFPENEKGSISFVMGHAVQEVEILQEGDSDMEQRLARILAPEESQTYSAEELERRKNALKTWLETNHIPVGEQGELGRTLSVAGVLSIEPPYGPEQCSSTNEIILARVQGLLQGFLQQQH; encoded by the exons ATGAATGACTGGCAGAGAAAAAGCCCTCTAGACTGGGAAACGTATCTGAACAAATTGGTGAAAGTTGTTGCAGTTGAGAAACATGAATATGAAGGATGGGTTTTAACAGTTGACCCAGTTTCTGCCAC CATTGTCCTTGCAACATTCCCAGAGAACGAGAAAGGATCCATCTCATTTGTCATGGGCCATGCTGTCCAAGAGGTGGAGATCCTGCAGGAAGGGGACAGTGACATGGAGCAGCGCCTCGCTCGCATCCTCGCGCCTGAGGAAAGCCAAACCTACAGcgcagaggagctggagaggaggaagaacgCCTTGAAGACGTGGCTGGAGACAAATCACATCCCCGTGGGCgagcagggggagctgggcaggacgCTGAGCGTGGCGGGGGTGCTGAGCATCGAGCCCCCGTACGGCCCcgagcagtgcagcagcaccaaCGAGATCATCCTGGCCCGCGTGCAGGGCCTGCTGCAGGGCTTCctgcaacagcagcactga
- the LOC115901983 gene encoding serine/arginine-rich splicing factor 7-like isoform X2 has protein sequence MSRYGRYETKVYVGNLGTGAGKGELERAFSYYGPLRTVWIARNPPGFAFVEFEDPRDAEDAVLGLDGKIICGSRVRVEVSTGMPRRSRYDRPPARRPFDPNDRCYECGEKGHYAYDCHRYSRRRRSRSRSRSRSRSRGRRYSRSRSRSRGRRSRSASYRRSRSMSPRRYRSFSPRRSRSGSLRRSRSRSRSRSRSRSVVWPRSSRSKSRSPSPKRSHSPSGSP, from the exons ATGTCGCGATACGGGCGATACG AGACCAAGGTGTACGTGGGCAACCTGGGCACGGGCGCCGGCAAAGGCGAGCTGGAGAGAGCCTTTAGCTACTATGGACCGCTGAGAACCGTGTGGATCGCCAGGAACCCGCCGGGGTTCGCCTTCGTGGAGTTCGAAGACCCCCGGGATGCTGAAGATGCTGTGCTGGGCCTCGATGGGAA gatAATATGCGGCTCCAGGGTCAGAGTGGAAGTATCCACAGGGATGCCGCGCCGCTCCCGCTACGACCGGCCCCCAGCCCGGCGCCCCTTCGACCCCAACGACAGATGCTACGAGTGTGGTGAGAAAGGCCACTATGCCTATGACTGTCACCGCTATAGCCGGCGAAGGAGGAGCAG GTCCCGGTCTAGATCCCGCTCGAGGTCCCGAGGGAGAAGGTATTCCCGGTCACGCAGCCGCAGCCGTGGTAGGAG atCCAGGTCAGCTTCCTACCGCCGGTCCCGGTCGATGTCTCCTCGTAGATACAGATCCTTCTCACCCCGCAGGTCCCGCTCTGGTTCTCTAAGAAGGTCAAG atctAGGTCCAGGTCACGCTCCAGGTCCCGGTCTGTTGTATGGCCTCGAAGCAG